GAGCCAAGCGTCGTGGCCAACAGGCCGTTCTTCAGGAGGCCCGTCAAGTAAGCACTGCTGTGCATCGAGTCCTTCCGCAAAAGGCGGGAGAGCTTGGGAAACAGGACAGTCATCAGCAGTGAAGTGGCCAGGAAGATCCCCACCGGGAACCATGCCACTGCTTGAAATTCACCGAGCAACCGGTTGGAAACGTACCGGCCCAGCACCAGGACGTCAATCCGGACATTGAACGCCTGCAGCATTGCTGTAATCCCAATAGGAAAACTTGAGACGATGATTGCTGCCAGCAGGGTGCGGTCCCATCTGGCAAAACGTCCTGGGGAAAAGTTTGTTCTGATGAAGTGCCAGCCGAGGAAGGTTTCCGCCGCCTGTCCGGCAACGAGCGCGGCGACCACCACCCAAAGGTCGGCCTTGAATGCCAGGGCTGCGCCCGCCACCAGCACAACCACAAACGAGTTGACGCTTTGCTGGATGGCGACAAAATGCATCCGCTCAAATGCCTTGAATATCGCCATGGAAGCCTGGGAGTAAGTTTGCAACAACACCCTGCCCGTCAGCAGGTAGAAGAGAAGGCGGCTTTCCGCGTCAGCTATCAGCCCGGCACCGAAGGCAACAACGAGCAAGAGGGCGGCGCCTGTCAGCAAGAGCTTCAACCAGTGGACATTCCAAAAAACGGCCGGCAATCGTTCTGGCTCGGTGGAGAGTTCCCGCATCGCAAAAAGATGCGTCCCAAAGTCAGGAACCAGCAGCAGAACGCTGGCAAACGCCAGCGCGTATCCATATTCTCCGAGCGCCACGGGACCGAAACGGCGGGCGATGATCACGGCCATCAGCAGCGTGGCGCACCGCGCTACCGCTTCGCCGCCGAAGATGGCTGCGCTGTTGATGAAAAGCCGCCGAGGGAACGCTTGAGGAATAACAGACATGACGGCCTTTCAACGCTTCTTGGCGGCAACCGGCTCGACGACTTCAAGAGGAAAGAGGTCCAAATTGCGCATCTCACGAAGGTTCTCGATGACCAACGCCAATGAGGTAAACAGCATGGCGCCCAGGATGAAGCCCAGCAGCGCGTTGAGACGGGGCCTGGGCCGGACCGGATGCTCGGGAACGATTGCAGGCGCCACCTGCTTCAGGTCCTGCGATTTCGAGGTAACCGTTACAGAAGCGTTCTGGTATTCGTGGCTTGCAGTTTTGACTGCTTCGGACGCCAGTGTGTAGTTCTGGTCCGCGTTTTCCACCTTGCTTCGCAATACCGTGGTTCGGGCGAGCAGGTTGGTGATGGCGTTGTCCACCACGCCAAGCCTGGTTTCGGCCTCCTTCGAACCTGCCAGTTCAGCAGCCGCATCCACCGTCGCCTTGACGAGGTCCTGCTGGATGGTTTCACGCGTGGTGTTGAGTGATTCTTCGGTCATGGAAAGCGGCGCGCCGGATGGCCCCATCTTCTCCGCGGCCCGTTCGAGGAAGCGATCTTCCGTGACGCTCTTCTTTAACTGGTAGGTCCGGGGCTGCCCAGCCAGCGCCTGTTTCAGCGCTTGGGTCCGGCTCTGGTCCTGGGCCAACGCAAGCCTTAGCTGCTCCAGATGGGTTGAGAGCCGTTCCTTCCCCGCCAGCAGAATGCTGAGTTCCTTTTCCCGGTCTACCATGCGGGCTTCCTGCTGGACTTCCAAGCGCTGAGCAGCGGCCAGCGCCAGCCGCTCGGTGGCTTCTTCAAGTTGTTTCTTCAGGAAGGCCCGCGTCGAAGAAGTATCCGCGGCATTCATCCTGTCGTTGAACCGGACGGCGCGGGTTGCAAGGTCGTTGGCAAGATCGGCAGCGACCCTGGCATTGGGAAATTCGATGTCCACCTCGAGGAGTCGCGTGGATTTCGGTATCTGGACGTCCAGATAGCCGCTTCGTCGAAACTTATCAGCAGTGAGATTGTAGGGGGGACGGTCCAGATGGAATTTCTCAAGCGATTCCTGGATGAGCGCCTCGTTATCCACAAAAGGCACGAAAGTCGGCAGCGAGGCCATCTGCTGCCACGGTGTATCTCCAGAACCGGAGCCGATCTTGGACTCCGAGACCATGATGTAGGTTGTGGCCCGGTAGATTCTGGGTGAAAACCGGCTCACGACGAAAGCGGCTGTGGCGCATACGCATGCGCCACCGACAATCCAGCTCCAGTGGCGGCGCAGTTTGCCAACCCTCGCAACCAAGCGTCGGTCCGCGTAATGGTCC
This portion of the Terriglobia bacterium genome encodes:
- a CDS encoding oligosaccharide flippase family protein, with the protein product MSVIPQAFPRRLFINSAAIFGGEAVARCATLLMAVIIARRFGPVALGEYGYALAFASVLLLVPDFGTHLFAMRELSTEPERLPAVFWNVHWLKLLLTGAALLLVVAFGAGLIADAESRLLFYLLTGRVLLQTYSQASMAIFKAFERMHFVAIQQSVNSFVVVLVAGAALAFKADLWVVVAALVAGQAAETFLGWHFIRTNFSPGRFARWDRTLLAAIIVSSFPIGITAMLQAFNVRIDVLVLGRYVSNRLLGEFQAVAWFPVGIFLATSLLMTVLFPKLSRLLRKDSMHSSAYLTGLLKNGLLATTLGSIVLWFIAPELVVWIFGEALAPAAPTLRLLAPMLPLVYLNTALFYVFIAAQRRRVYMGTLGAGVALGLGLSLVLSARYGAAGCAIADVVRELTMCCSYLYFLVQGNHARVAGWSILKVFLPATLFVALGAVVTASPGEACQWSAAWLLLVLAGTLVTLGFPRSVEWQLVMDESL